In Dehalococcoidales bacterium, the following proteins share a genomic window:
- a CDS encoding site-2 protease family protein, with translation MQGESTRVIYALAWYFVFVISVTFHEAAHAWAAKKGGDLTAYTGGQVSLNPWPHIKREPWGMVVLPLISAFAIGWPFGFARTPYDPTWAHQHPRKAAWMAAAGPAANLLLAIFAVIIIKLGIQIGFFAAPYTANIQHIVDATSVRLDGFATFISILFMLNLILVILNLFPLPPLDGSGVISLFMSEDTARKYRKFIANPLFGFIGLILAWYAFSPLFQWVFGRVINIIYWGANYQ, from the coding sequence ATGCAGGGAGAGTCCACGAGGGTCATCTACGCGCTCGCCTGGTATTTCGTCTTTGTAATTTCGGTCACCTTTCATGAAGCCGCCCACGCCTGGGCCGCCAAAAAAGGCGGCGACCTTACCGCATATACCGGGGGGCAGGTATCCCTGAACCCCTGGCCGCACATCAAGCGGGAACCGTGGGGCATGGTGGTACTGCCGCTGATATCAGCGTTCGCCATAGGGTGGCCTTTCGGGTTCGCGCGTACGCCTTATGACCCGACATGGGCGCACCAGCACCCGCGGAAAGCCGCCTGGATGGCGGCGGCGGGCCCGGCGGCGAACCTGCTGCTGGCGATTTTCGCCGTAATCATCATCAAACTGGGCATACAAATCGGCTTTTTCGCGGCACCCTATACCGCCAATATCCAGCACATCGTGGATGCCACGTCAGTCAGGCTGGACGGGTTTGCCACCTTCATCAGCATTTTGTTCATGCTGAACCTGATACTGGTGATTCTAAACCTGTTTCCCCTGCCGCCGCTGGACGGCAGCGGTGTAATTTCTCTATTCATGAGCGAGGACACCGCCCGTAAATACCGGAAATTTATTGCCAATCCGCTGTTCGGATTCATCGGCCTGATACTGGCCTGGTACGCTTTCTCGCCGCTTTTCCAATGGGTGTTCGGCAGGGTCATCAACATCATTTACTGGGGCGCGAATTACCAATAG
- a CDS encoding YkgJ family cysteine cluster protein translates to MVKDNVPGKEPGAMPCRRCGMCCTMHQAFVTPQDTERILSYLGITESDWEELYDDRRWQYSEYRLIRHVNGACAFLQFDNGLAACAIHEVKPACCAKWQPGPDKKECKEGAGRGK, encoded by the coding sequence ATGGTAAAAGATAACGTTCCCGGAAAAGAACCCGGGGCTATGCCCTGCCGGCGCTGCGGTATGTGCTGCACCATGCACCAGGCCTTCGTGACGCCGCAGGATACGGAAAGAATTTTAAGTTACCTGGGGATAACGGAGAGCGACTGGGAAGAGCTTTACGACGACCGGCGCTGGCAGTATTCCGAGTACCGGCTGATACGCCACGTCAACGGCGCCTGCGCTTTTCTCCAGTTCGATAACGGGCTGGCGGCCTGCGCCATCCACGAGGTGAAGCCGGCCTGCTGCGCCAAATGGCAGCCGGGGCCGGATAAAAAGGAATGCAAGGAGGGGGCGGGGCGGGGCAAGTAA
- a CDS encoding hydrolase — protein sequence MNVPPALDAANTVLLLIDFQERLFPVMHDKEKLLRNLLKLIRGIKVLEAPVIITEQYPRGLGPTIPEIKELLPDVKPVEKVCFSCCDAPEFGAAVASLKRKQVLIAGIEAHICVYQTAMALAREGYQAQVVSDAAASRDPENKLTALFKMGAAGISPTTVETALFELLKAAGTDKFKQISSIVK from the coding sequence ATGAACGTACCGCCGGCGCTGGATGCCGCCAATACCGTGCTGCTGCTTATCGACTTCCAGGAGAGGCTTTTCCCGGTGATGCACGATAAAGAAAAACTGCTGCGTAACCTCCTCAAGCTTATCAGGGGGATAAAGGTGCTGGAAGCGCCGGTAATCATCACCGAGCAGTACCCCAGGGGGCTGGGCCCCACCATCCCGGAGATTAAAGAGCTTTTACCGGACGTCAAACCGGTAGAGAAAGTCTGCTTCTCCTGCTGTGACGCGCCGGAGTTCGGGGCGGCGGTGGCATCGCTAAAGCGCAAGCAGGTGCTGATAGCCGGCATCGAGGCGCATATCTGCGTGTACCAGACGGCGATGGCGCTGGCGCGGGAGGGATACCAGGCGCAGGTAGTGAGCGACGCCGCGGCCTCCCGCGACCCCGAGAACAAACTGACGGCGCTTTTCAAGATGGGGGCGGCGGGCATCAGCCCCACCACCGTCGAAACGGCTTTGTTCGAGCTGCTCAAGGCGGCCGGGACGGACAAATTCAAGCAGATAAGCAGCATCGTAAAGTAA
- a CDS encoding DegV family protein encodes MTIQVITDSTSDIPQELATELGIRVIPIYVRFGDRLLRDGVDIKTDEFFRLLTDSRLHPATSQPTPEDFELAYREYCGRADGIISVHISSKISGTCNAALLAKKAVESRCPIEVIDSRFNSAGLALVAMAAARLAGGKKDLKTIAEEVRKVIGQVHMLGMFDTMKYLAWSGRVPRAIVAAANILNVKPMLAFRDGEIVRTGLVRSFTRGAEKLYEFVQEKKDIAELVITHSAIPEKAAEFKKRLGRLFPEEKIRVMEMGAGLGVHGGPGVLLVGLRQSG; translated from the coding sequence ATGACTATACAGGTGATAACAGACAGCACCTCCGATATACCGCAGGAGCTGGCGACGGAGCTCGGCATCAGGGTGATTCCGATATACGTGCGCTTCGGCGACCGGCTGCTGCGCGACGGCGTGGACATAAAGACCGACGAGTTTTTCCGGCTGCTTACCGATTCGCGGCTGCACCCGGCAACCTCACAGCCGACGCCGGAGGACTTCGAGCTGGCGTACCGGGAGTACTGCGGCCGGGCCGACGGCATTATCTCCGTGCATATCTCGTCCAAAATAAGCGGCACCTGTAACGCGGCGCTGCTGGCCAAGAAAGCGGTGGAAAGCCGGTGCCCTATCGAAGTTATCGACTCCAGGTTCAATTCGGCGGGGCTGGCGCTGGTGGCGATGGCCGCGGCCAGGCTGGCCGGGGGAAAGAAAGACCTGAAAACAATCGCGGAAGAAGTGCGGAAGGTTATCGGGCAGGTACACATGCTGGGCATGTTCGACACGATGAAGTACCTGGCCTGGAGCGGGCGGGTGCCGCGGGCGATAGTGGCGGCGGCCAATATCCTTAACGTCAAGCCCATGCTGGCTTTCCGGGACGGAGAGATAGTAAGGACGGGGCTGGTGCGCAGCTTCACGCGCGGGGCGGAAAAGCTTTATGAGTTCGTCCAGGAAAAAAAGGACATAGCGGAGCTGGTCATCACCCACAGCGCCATACCGGAAAAAGCCGCCGAGTTCAAAAAACGGCTGGGACGGCTCTTCCCGGAGGAAAAAATCCGGGTAATGGAGATGGGAGCGGGGCTGGGAGTCCACGGCGGGCCGGGCGTGCTGCTGGTGGGATTGAGGCAGTCCGGCTAA
- the heR gene encoding heliorhodopsin HeR translates to MGYEPQFNRLRLYNLFMGFLHLVQGLLIILLSNDFKLPITTSFLTLNQGTGKLWPETSVLVNLPFGLLVAVFLLLSAAAHFTVASPVAFGWYVKNLKKGINYARWYEYSLSASLMIVLIGMLCGVYDLGALLMAFALTGVMNLCGLVMEVHNQTTAKTNWTSYVVGCIAGAVPWVAIAIYFFGSLAKADEGVPKFVYAILPTLFVFFFCFAVNMVLQYKKAGKWRDYIFGERMYILLSLIAKSALAWQVFAGTLRPV, encoded by the coding sequence ATGGGATATGAGCCGCAGTTTAACCGGCTCCGCCTCTACAATCTCTTCATGGGTTTCCTGCACCTCGTCCAGGGTTTACTTATCATTCTCCTTTCCAATGACTTCAAGCTACCCATCACCACTTCCTTCCTGACGCTGAACCAGGGCACGGGCAAGCTCTGGCCGGAGACCAGCGTGCTGGTCAACCTGCCTTTCGGCCTACTGGTGGCGGTATTCCTGCTGCTCTCCGCCGCGGCGCATTTTACCGTCGCCTCGCCGGTGGCGTTCGGGTGGTACGTGAAAAACCTCAAAAAGGGCATCAACTACGCCCGCTGGTACGAGTATTCCCTGAGCGCCTCCCTGATGATAGTGCTGATAGGGATGCTCTGCGGCGTATACGACCTCGGCGCGCTTTTGATGGCCTTCGCGCTTACGGGCGTGATGAACCTCTGCGGCCTGGTAATGGAAGTCCACAACCAGACCACGGCAAAGACCAACTGGACGTCTTACGTGGTGGGGTGCATCGCGGGGGCGGTGCCGTGGGTGGCTATCGCCATCTACTTCTTCGGGTCGCTGGCCAAAGCGGACGAGGGCGTGCCCAAGTTCGTTTACGCCATCCTGCCCACGCTGTTCGTGTTCTTTTTCTGCTTCGCGGTCAATATGGTGCTGCAATACAAAAAGGCGGGCAAGTGGCGGGACTACATCTTCGGGGAGCGGATGTATATCCTGCTGAGCCTGATAGCCAAGTCCGCCCTGGCCTGGCAGGTCTTCGCGGGCACTTTGCGGCCGGTGTAG
- a CDS encoding zinc-ribbon domain containing protein — protein MAFQDKTLQCSDCGTSFTFSAAEQEFFQSKGYTNEPKRCPTCRQARKSERMGAGGMKSRQMFPAVCAECGKETEVPFEPREGRPVYCSDCFSKMRSSRS, from the coding sequence GTGGCATTTCAGGACAAGACATTACAGTGTTCCGATTGCGGGACTTCGTTCACATTTTCCGCTGCGGAGCAAGAGTTCTTCCAGTCCAAAGGTTATACCAATGAGCCCAAGCGCTGCCCTACCTGCCGTCAGGCAAGAAAATCGGAGCGGATGGGTGCCGGCGGTATGAAATCCCGCCAGATGTTCCCGGCCGTCTGTGCCGAGTGCGGCAAGGAAACGGAAGTACCTTTTGAGCCCCGTGAAGGCAGACCGGTTTATTGCAGCGATTGCTTCAGCAAAATGCGGTCCAGCCGCAGCTAG
- the speE gene encoding polyamine aminopropyltransferase, whose product MDTDPDKNWLRDKINEDFLQLHRIDEVMYEGRTKYQSARILKSRLLGVCLVLDNKIQSSERDEFIYHEALVQPVMITHPGPETVFIAGGGEGATLREVLRHKTVKKAVMVDIDDQVTELSKKYLPAHAAGAFEDKRAEVHHVDAREFLKKSKEKYDVIIIDLPDPIEEGPAARLFTNEFYWIVREKLNVEGLISVQAGSANPTELLNLTAVSTTLKSVFPVVSQYTTYMPCFGGPWGFCTASRKHSPALLTSYEVDGRIKARELNGLSFYDGETHRGIFSLPLYIRKALAAQKRVITDKKPLYLYKS is encoded by the coding sequence ATGGATACAGACCCAGATAAAAACTGGCTGCGCGACAAGATAAACGAAGACTTTTTACAGCTGCACCGCATCGACGAAGTAATGTATGAGGGGCGGACGAAATACCAGTCTGCCCGGATATTGAAAAGTCGGCTGCTGGGTGTATGCCTGGTGCTGGACAATAAAATACAGTCCAGCGAGCGGGACGAGTTTATCTATCACGAGGCGCTGGTCCAGCCGGTGATGATAACCCATCCCGGGCCGGAGACCGTGTTTATAGCGGGGGGAGGCGAAGGCGCCACCCTGCGGGAAGTGCTGCGTCATAAAACGGTAAAAAAAGCGGTGATGGTGGACATCGACGACCAGGTTACCGAGCTGAGCAAAAAGTACCTGCCCGCCCACGCCGCCGGCGCATTTGAAGACAAGCGCGCGGAAGTCCATCACGTGGACGCCCGGGAATTTTTGAAAAAATCCAAAGAAAAGTACGATGTCATCATCATAGATTTACCCGACCCCATAGAAGAGGGGCCGGCGGCCAGGCTTTTCACCAACGAGTTTTACTGGATAGTGCGGGAAAAGCTCAACGTGGAGGGGCTGATATCCGTCCAGGCCGGTTCCGCCAATCCCACGGAGCTGCTGAACCTGACGGCGGTAAGCACCACCCTGAAAAGCGTTTTCCCGGTAGTCTCACAGTACACCACCTACATGCCCTGCTTCGGGGGGCCGTGGGGTTTCTGCACCGCCTCACGCAAGCACAGTCCCGCCCTGCTGACGTCTTATGAAGTGGACGGGCGTATCAAAGCCAGAGAGCTGAACGGTCTTAGCTTTTATGACGGCGAGACCCACCGCGGCATTTTTTCCCTGCCTTTATACATCAGAAAAGCCCTGGCGGCGCAAAAGAGAGTGATAACGGACAAGAAGCCGCTGTATTTATACAAGAGTTAA
- the speD gene encoding adenosylmethionine decarboxylase, with amino-acid sequence MGRHLLVELHDCDREALNDLDLIRDVMVKAAIDCGAVVLGSSFHRFSPQGVSGVVVIAESHLSIHTWPEYGYAAVDVFTCGTSVNPEKAAEVLIEKFGSKHHFTTEIPRGVMVAV; translated from the coding sequence TTGGGAAGACACCTACTGGTTGAACTGCATGACTGTGACAGGGAGGCTTTGAACGACCTGGACCTCATCCGCGACGTCATGGTCAAAGCGGCCATCGATTGCGGAGCGGTAGTACTCGGAAGCTCCTTCCACCGTTTCAGTCCCCAGGGAGTCAGCGGGGTGGTGGTTATCGCCGAATCTCACCTATCCATCCATACCTGGCCGGAATACGGCTACGCGGCGGTGGATGTATTTACCTGCGGCACTTCCGTCAATCCGGAAAAAGCGGCCGAGGTACTCATCGAGAAATTCGGCTCCAAGCACCACTTTACCACCGAGATACCGAGGGGGGTCATGGTTGCCGTGTAA
- a CDS encoding DRTGG domain-containing protein: MGVWYIISAEAGAGKTAISAGLAVNLLSAGKKVGFLKPQAVDKTLPDGDTAFMKKVLGPDDLVNAPDIVKGRDTVLVEALLGKKPGDAASKDAYGAAKEMQAKAIAVEAYTGQPSPYISLYKGFGESLLGVIINKVPQSQLKRVKAEAAAQFGEAGIKVLGAIPESRALLALTIGEVAAGIRGKILNNADKAGELVENYLLGAMTLDAGPVYFGRKSHKAAILRLDRPDMQLAALETSTACLVLSGGGQPPIYNVISKAESKGVPVITTDSAVPDIVTGIENALMKTRLHQEKKLARLAEIVKQNLDMKVFG; encoded by the coding sequence TTGGGCGTTTGGTACATCATTTCAGCGGAGGCGGGAGCGGGCAAGACGGCTATCAGCGCCGGCCTGGCCGTTAACCTTTTGAGCGCCGGGAAAAAGGTGGGGTTCCTCAAGCCGCAGGCCGTGGACAAGACCCTGCCGGACGGCGATACCGCTTTCATGAAAAAAGTACTGGGGCCGGACGACCTGGTAAACGCGCCGGACATCGTCAAGGGGCGGGACACCGTCCTGGTGGAGGCGCTGCTGGGCAAGAAACCCGGGGACGCCGCCAGCAAAGACGCCTACGGGGCAGCCAAAGAAATGCAGGCCAAAGCTATCGCCGTGGAAGCCTATACCGGCCAGCCGTCCCCGTACATCAGCCTGTATAAAGGGTTCGGGGAAAGCCTGCTGGGGGTAATTATCAATAAAGTGCCGCAGAGCCAGCTCAAGCGCGTCAAGGCGGAAGCCGCGGCGCAGTTCGGGGAGGCGGGGATAAAGGTGCTGGGGGCCATCCCGGAAAGCCGCGCCCTCCTGGCCCTGACCATCGGCGAGGTGGCGGCCGGCATCCGGGGCAAGATACTGAACAACGCGGACAAAGCGGGCGAGCTGGTGGAGAACTACCTGCTGGGCGCCATGACGCTGGATGCCGGACCGGTTTACTTCGGGCGCAAGAGCCATAAAGCGGCCATCCTCCGGCTGGACCGCCCGGACATGCAGCTGGCGGCGCTGGAAACCTCTACCGCCTGCCTGGTCCTGAGCGGCGGCGGCCAGCCCCCCATCTATAACGTCATCAGCAAAGCGGAGAGCAAGGGCGTGCCGGTAATCACCACGGACAGCGCCGTGCCGGACATCGTGACCGGCATCGAGAACGCATTAATGAAAACCAGGCTGCACCAGGAAAAGAAACTGGCCAGACTGGCAGAGATAGTAAAACAGAACCTGGATATGAAGGTGTTCGGGTAG